The proteins below come from a single Alkaliphilus sp. B6464 genomic window:
- the dnaX gene encoding DNA polymerase III subunit gamma/tau, with protein sequence MIYNEFRPQIFDQILGQEVSVTVARNLVVKYQNNDGKMPNLLMVGLHGSGKTTTARVVGKAVNCEAPQDGNPCNQCKSCIDYEKGNNYDIKEIDGASNNSVDDVRKIQEELVYGPQRKKKVYIIDEVHMLSKVAFNALLKTIEETPKYVMFILCTTEVDKVPKTIKSRCIRLDFNRIATKEIYENLDFICLEKDLKYEEEGLKLISKIVNGSMRDALSMFEKCISYGELTYKNISDVLGLVDIYTVQDIMLNIFNKKPLEAMETITDLYNKGKDMLQLAIDMLQVMRNVMILQTTDNNILFDIDITQLKGVKLNPIDCYTAINELSNLQKSMMNSDNQKILMDVAVLQLSQIINAEVTTDEPSKTKEEGSKKISSEVKKESSINIDEIDHNDYLINKIDLIKSYDDDDKIKALVNATIYTKKDAFIIMASEKNNLDIDDLKDKMKKITGKELNILIKTA encoded by the coding sequence TGAATTTAGACCGCAGATATTTGATCAAATTTTAGGCCAAGAAGTATCTGTTACGGTTGCTAGGAATTTAGTTGTAAAGTATCAAAATAATGATGGCAAAATGCCTAATTTATTAATGGTAGGATTGCATGGTTCAGGAAAAACCACAACTGCAAGAGTGGTTGGAAAAGCCGTAAACTGTGAGGCACCCCAAGATGGAAATCCTTGCAATCAATGTAAAAGTTGTATTGATTATGAGAAAGGCAATAATTATGATATTAAAGAAATAGACGGTGCAAGTAATAACAGTGTGGATGACGTAAGAAAAATTCAAGAAGAACTTGTATATGGACCTCAAAGAAAGAAAAAGGTTTATATTATAGACGAGGTTCACATGCTTTCAAAAGTAGCCTTCAATGCTCTGCTTAAAACAATTGAGGAAACTCCTAAATATGTAATGTTTATTCTTTGTACTACAGAAGTCGATAAAGTTCCTAAAACTATTAAATCACGATGTATTAGATTAGACTTTAATAGAATAGCAACGAAAGAGATATATGAAAATCTTGATTTTATCTGTTTAGAAAAAGACCTTAAATATGAGGAAGAAGGTTTAAAACTTATTTCTAAAATTGTTAATGGCAGCATGAGGGATGCATTAAGTATGTTCGAAAAGTGCATTTCTTATGGTGAACTTACTTATAAGAATATTAGTGACGTATTAGGTTTGGTAGACATATATACGGTACAAGATATAATGTTGAATATTTTTAATAAAAAACCTCTTGAAGCAATGGAGACTATAACTGATCTGTATAACAAAGGGAAGGATATGCTTCAACTTGCAATAGATATGTTGCAAGTAATGAGAAACGTTATGATTCTTCAAACTACAGATAATAATATATTATTTGATATTGATATCACACAATTAAAAGGAGTTAAATTAAATCCTATAGACTGTTATACTGCTATCAATGAATTATCAAATCTTCAGAAATCAATGATGAATTCCGATAATCAAAAGATACTGATGGATGTTGCAGTTCTACAGTTATCGCAGATAATAAATGCTGAAGTAACTACTGATGAACCATCTAAAACTAAAGAAGAAGGTTCTAAAAAAATAAGTAGCGAAGTAAAAAAAGAGAGTTCTATTAATATTGATGAGATAGACCACAATGATTATCTGATTAACAAAATTGACCTTATTAAATCTTATGACGATGATGACAAAATAAAAGCACTTGTTAATGCCACGATATATACAAAAAAAGATGCCTTTATAATTATGGCATCAGAAAAAAATAATTTAGATATAGATGATTTAAAAGATAAAATGAAGAAGATAACAGGGAAAGAATTAAATATTTTAATAAAAACAGCATGA
- a CDS encoding zinc-ribbon domain-containing protein yields the protein MSIFKCKKCENEYEADVQTLAPKTHKCPKCGEINGREQNTRRNKYGWETPSK from the coding sequence ATGTCAATATTTAAATGCAAAAAATGTGAAAATGAGTATGAGGCAGATGTTCAAACATTAGCACCTAAAACCCATAAATGCCCTAAATGCGGAGAAATAAATGGTAGAGAACAAAATACACGTAGGAATAAGTATGGGTGGGAGACTCCATCAAAATAA
- a CDS encoding metallophosphoesterase family protein, which yields MNILCMADLHAPNKNQIESICSFSSSVDMVLWLGDNDEFAIEEISKKFRDKLHVGILGNHDLYDNLEPNGIINANKNHIQKNEISIIGLEGSIKYKEIDNDSKFPSYSQGESLILSERLPYADIIISHTSPYGIHEIDSDVHRGLYGILNFIQRHNPKYSIHGHQHINKVSIMENNTIVIGIYGASILKYRTGELIKIV from the coding sequence ATGAATATATTATGTATGGCCGATCTACATGCTCCGAATAAGAATCAAATAGAATCAATTTGTTCATTTTCTAGTAGCGTAGATATGGTTCTTTGGTTAGGTGATAACGATGAATTTGCTATTGAGGAGATTTCAAAAAAATTTCGAGACAAACTTCATGTTGGTATATTAGGCAATCATGACTTATATGATAATTTAGAACCTAATGGTATAATTAATGCTAACAAAAATCATATTCAAAAAAATGAAATAAGCATAATTGGGTTAGAAGGTTCTATAAAGTATAAAGAAATTGACAATGATTCTAAATTTCCTAGTTATTCCCAAGGGGAGTCCTTAATTCTGTCAGAAAGACTACCTTATGCAGATATAATAATATCTCACACAAGTCCTTATGGAATCCATGAAATTGATTCAGATGTTCATAGAGGATTATATGGTATACTTAATTTTATACAAAGACATAACCCTAAGTACAGCATACATGGCCATCAACACATAAATAAGGTTTCCATTATGGAGAATAATACTATAGTCATTGGAATATATGGAGCATCAATTTTAAAATATAGGACTGGCGAGTTAATAAAAATCGTTTAA
- the yneA gene encoding cell division suppressor protein YneA, which yields MKKRIKLHNKFKFFRAIVILVLTIASISAISFRSFEVRANQNEFQNAKLVEYCVKKGDTLWTIASNTSFQNELDTRAIIDRIKEDNNLSSGNIYPGQVILIPKK from the coding sequence ATGAAAAAAAGGATAAAACTACATAACAAATTTAAATTTTTTAGAGCGATAGTTATACTTGTCTTAACAATTGCATCTATATCAGCAATTTCATTTAGATCATTTGAAGTTCGTGCAAACCAAAATGAATTTCAAAATGCTAAACTTGTTGAGTATTGTGTAAAAAAAGGGGATACCCTTTGGACTATTGCTTCAAATACTTCATTTCAAAATGAATTAGATACTAGAGCCATTATTGATAGAATTAAGGAGGACAATAACCTAAGTTCTGGAAATATCTATCCCGGTCAAGTTATTCTAATTCCAAAAAAATAG
- a CDS encoding flagellin N-terminal helical domain-containing protein, which yields MRIGDLTNTAMMFSYNMKVQGKQISSSMEKISTGKQVNRAADSPPDILKISRYESQIRGSQQAQKNIQDSISMIQVADNSLERIEELGNNLRELATKYQSNNINAEEKESIKNEAYELIKEISHTIEHTEFNRIKIFEQNCFRIQTGPNSGDYLDIDMGKNNLSDIKKFLDDINNTRDDSGDNEQIDTDPDKDINTPTNPTDEDTDIDNELPPTDKEKPPVDSKDPPSDDNDTDIKEPSENTNSGIILPPNMTLDVSDGWHKLYNEDGIKIYEGNIKNGKFDGFGKWYNDTGELIYEGNFKKGNYDKYGKVYNPNTGRLAYEGDFKDNQFDKYGTLYYENGKIKYQGSFKDGKYDGYGTLYNEQGEIEYQGSFKDNEYEGLVKNNNGNKDNETRNNSDTYENKTILVNRNNANNGLNSHKLEETNQRQNNNIKTNKIKNSDNTGYESIGKILNSITNDELVGKNVVVNEYKHNNSMKQHEENTSTQEVLLNSTNMKKTTSEDIVDLLKDSDKIDEKILKPISNLRSYLGIQEKLLEGRLRFQQSNEMIKLNALSKIQDVNMAKEIMSITKSQILMDVNAAMMAQHLNFNRNLIINLLR from the coding sequence ATGAGAATTGGAGATTTAACAAACACTGCGATGATGTTTTCATACAATATGAAAGTGCAGGGGAAACAAATATCCTCTAGTATGGAAAAGATATCAACTGGTAAACAAGTAAATAGAGCAGCAGATAGTCCGCCAGATATTCTTAAAATTAGCAGATATGAATCTCAAATAAGGGGAAGTCAGCAAGCACAAAAGAATATCCAAGACAGTATCTCGATGATTCAAGTAGCAGATAATTCATTGGAGAGAATCGAGGAATTAGGGAATAACTTGAGAGAATTAGCAACGAAATATCAGTCAAACAACATAAATGCAGAAGAAAAAGAAAGTATTAAAAATGAGGCTTATGAACTTATAAAAGAAATAAGTCATACTATAGAGCATACAGAATTCAATAGAATAAAAATATTTGAACAAAATTGTTTTAGAATTCAAACTGGACCCAATTCAGGAGATTATTTAGATATAGATATGGGAAAAAACAATTTAAGTGATATTAAAAAATTTCTTGATGATATTAATAACACAAGAGATGATTCTGGAGATAACGAGCAAATTGATACCGATCCAGATAAAGATATAAATACTCCTACTAACCCAACAGATGAAGACACTGACATAGATAATGAATTGCCTCCTACAGATAAAGAAAAGCCACCAGTGGATAGTAAAGACCCTCCTTCAGATGATAACGATACTGATATAAAAGAACCTTCAGAGAACACAAATAGTGGAATTATATTACCTCCAAATATGACACTCGATGTATCTGATGGATGGCATAAACTCTATAATGAAGATGGGATTAAAATTTATGAGGGTAATATTAAGAATGGAAAATTTGATGGATTTGGAAAATGGTATAATGACACAGGAGAACTAATTTATGAAGGCAATTTTAAAAAAGGGAACTATGACAAATATGGAAAAGTATATAATCCAAACACAGGCAGATTGGCTTATGAAGGGGATTTTAAAGATAACCAATTTGATAAATATGGAACATTATATTATGAAAATGGAAAAATTAAATATCAGGGTTCTTTTAAAGACGGGAAATATGATGGATATGGAACACTTTATAATGAACAAGGCGAAATTGAATATCAAGGAAGTTTTAAGGATAATGAATACGAGGGACTTGTAAAAAATAATAATGGAAACAAAGATAATGAAACTAGAAATAACTCTGATACTTACGAGAATAAAACTATTTTGGTTAATAGAAATAATGCGAACAATGGTCTAAATTCACATAAATTAGAAGAAACTAATCAAAGACAGAATAATAATATAAAAACTAATAAAATAAAGAATAGTGATAACACAGGGTATGAATCTATTGGTAAAATACTAAATAGCATTACAAATGATGAACTAGTAGGTAAAAATGTAGTAGTAAATGAATATAAGCATAATAATTCTATGAAACAGCATGAAGAAAATACATCTACACAAGAAGTTTTATTAAATAGTACAAATATGAAAAAAACTACTTCTGAAGATATTGTTGATTTATTAAAGGATTCTGATAAGATTGATGAAAAGATACTGAAGCCTATTTCAAATTTGAGAAGTTATTTAGGTATACAGGAAAAGTTATTAGAAGGAAGATTGAGATTTCAACAATCAAATGAAATGATTAAACTCAATGCTTTGTCGAAGATACAAGATGTAAATATGGCCAAAGAAATTATGAGTATAACTAAAAGTCAAATACTTATGGATGTAAATGCTGCAATGATGGCACAGCATTTAAACTTTAATAGAAACTTAATTATTAACCTATTAAGATAA
- a CDS encoding DUF192 domain-containing protein produces the protein MKLYINRNPVMEIDLANDSLTRMKGLMFVKNIQKGLLIKPTNSIHTFFMKEAIDVIYIDKYSKIIKITPNMKPWKIGPIVWSARAVLELPIGTINKYRIKTGDSVEFL, from the coding sequence ATGAAATTATATATAAATAGAAATCCTGTGATGGAAATAGACCTTGCAAATGATAGTTTAACGAGAATGAAGGGATTAATGTTCGTTAAAAATATTCAAAAAGGATTACTTATAAAGCCTACCAATTCAATTCATACTTTCTTCATGAAAGAGGCTATTGATGTAATTTATATTGATAAATATAGTAAAATAATCAAGATTACTCCTAATATGAAACCATGGAAGATAGGACCTATCGTTTGGAGTGCTAGAGCAGTATTAGAACTTCCAATTGGCACGATCAATAAGTATAGAATCAAAACTGGAGATTCAGTAGAGTTTTTATAG
- a CDS encoding prepilin peptidase produces MDITYIIYFIFAFMMFFILIRESIIDIKTMYVPDNIVYGAYGISICYIIIQTIIQKDYSIFLNAIIGFVVGFGIPYFISYMVYVMRKIKSKFFKKNLKEVSSVIETECIESTGKKSNIKNYIFYSIIVLITTFIGLNQDTINSIVFILIALIIITAISLIYHKTKKIEFVFYSISIVSIILVSLYWNTMEQGFWKYSILFASVGFLIEIGLGKILSKFYNVEKLIAEDKEYEEQHEEVIYGGIGGGDILIFGALGIMFGFKALIAILIYSCFAQLLIILSYYLLNENIGAYLPFVPGIAFGTLLFISGYDLLNIQSLISFMFRILGV; encoded by the coding sequence ATGGATATTACATATATTATTTATTTTATCTTTGCATTTATGATGTTTTTTATATTAATCAGAGAAAGTATTATTGATATAAAAACTATGTATGTACCAGATAATATTGTATATGGTGCTTATGGCATATCTATCTGTTACATTATTATCCAAACAATCATACAGAAGGATTACAGTATATTTCTCAATGCTATTATAGGATTTGTTGTAGGTTTTGGGATTCCTTATTTTATTTCATATATGGTATATGTTATGAGAAAAATTAAGTCTAAATTCTTTAAAAAAAACTTAAAAGAAGTCTCCTCTGTTATTGAAACAGAATGTATCGAATCTACAGGCAAAAAATCTAATATTAAAAATTATATTTTCTATAGTATTATAGTACTGATTACAACTTTTATAGGATTAAATCAAGACACAATTAATTCAATTGTTTTTATTCTTATTGCTTTAATTATTATAACGGCTATTAGTTTGATCTATCATAAAACTAAAAAAATAGAATTTGTATTTTATAGTATTTCAATAGTTTCAATTATTCTAGTATCCTTATATTGGAATACAATGGAACAAGGTTTTTGGAAATATAGCATATTGTTTGCATCAGTGGGTTTTTTAATTGAAATAGGGTTAGGAAAGATATTAAGTAAATTCTATAATGTTGAAAAACTTATAGCGGAAGATAAAGAATACGAAGAACAGCACGAAGAAGTTATTTATGGTGGTATAGGTGGAGGCGATATATTAATATTTGGTGCATTAGGTATTATGTTTGGATTTAAAGCATTGATAGCAATACTAATATATTCTTGTTTTGCACAGTTATTAATTATATTATCTTATTATCTATTAAATGAAAACATAGGGGCTTATCTCCCTTTTGTACCGGGCATTGCCTTTGGGACACTCTTATTTATTTCAGGATATGATTTGCTCAATATTCAATCATTAATCTCTTTTATGTTTAGAATATTGGGGGTGTAA
- a CDS encoding S-layer homology domain-containing protein, with product MQRKHLYALLYLFVIFIILFYSFVYFTNKDSTIDINYSIISEISDYNEIDQHYREAVKESINYFTLDSMKKFNAKKPLIRIDAIKLFDKIGRENIKSYGNTTSELPYFNDFNSNDAHTNSIKSLTSHISKKKDFPSYNDILGYEIKKSEPMTRLEFVLLLSSFLEPKNVGHTYKDVPDKFKKQVATVNAYGIIQTSDNLMANDPVTREQAALMIHRFNQSVGK from the coding sequence ATGCAAAGAAAACACCTATACGCCTTACTATATTTGTTTGTTATATTTATAATATTATTTTACTCGTTTGTTTACTTTACTAATAAAGACTCTACAATAGATATAAACTATTCGATTATATCAGAGATTAGCGATTATAATGAAATTGATCAACATTATCGTGAAGCAGTAAAAGAAAGTATTAATTACTTTACACTAGATTCTATGAAAAAATTTAATGCTAAAAAACCCTTAATTCGCATAGATGCAATTAAATTATTTGACAAAATTGGTAGAGAAAACATCAAAAGTTATGGCAACACAACATCTGAACTTCCTTATTTTAATGACTTTAATTCTAACGATGCACATACGAACTCAATTAAAAGTCTCACCTCTCATATAAGTAAAAAGAAAGATTTTCCTAGTTATAATGATATATTAGGATACGAAATTAAGAAAAGTGAACCAATGACTCGTCTTGAATTTGTTCTTTTATTAAGTTCTTTTTTAGAACCTAAAAATGTTGGACATACATATAAGGATGTACCAGATAAATTTAAAAAACAGGTGGCAACAGTTAATGCTTATGGTATTATACAAACTTCAGATAACTTAATGGCTAATGATCCAGTGACCAGAGAACAAGCAGCACTTATGATTCATAGATTTAATCAATCCGTAGGAAAATAA
- a CDS encoding ATP-dependent metallopeptidase FtsH/Yme1/Tma family protein: protein MKKFMKFFSNKKVGVALVIVFIFINVYITTSMFTSNPKKLEYVKFEEMLSHGQVQEVILNFSAPKFTFTDIQGNKYITDNPRMEGFKALLLKSNVEVTENNSNRLILDFAVAFLPFPIFLGFFYFLFKNSLKGVSVVSNQKPKRTVKSSIRFCDIAGNEESKEDMIYLVDFLKEPKKYRDMGAILPKGVIFYGPPGTGKTLMAKAIAGEAGVPFHYASGSDFVEMYVGVGAKRVRELFAEAKKNTPCVVFVDEIDAIGGKRGRDSNSERDQTINALLNELDGFDTSQGILVIAATNRLDDLDEALVRPGRFDRHIAINLPDKEDRLKILHLHAKGKTFSKDVDFEQLAKLTIGFAGAGLKTLLNESAIIAVQNKHSEITANDVDKAFYKIVMKGDEKKNRKNRDKSEIELVAWHEAGHAVIAKLVAKKSVPKVTIIPSTSGAGGVTFIPPEKLGLHSKEDLINDVMISYGGRVGEYLLLGHEDKITTGASSDISKATATIKSIIKYYGMTDSFGMLNLDDFGYNDDKAILGEAKRMAKDIYDKTLEILKNNKDILKSVADKLIEKETLEEKELDQILFGKSSKNEKTIENK from the coding sequence ATGAAGAAATTTATGAAGTTTTTTTCCAATAAAAAAGTAGGTGTTGCACTTGTTATAGTTTTTATTTTTATTAATGTATACATTACTACATCAATGTTTACAAGCAACCCTAAGAAACTAGAATATGTGAAATTTGAAGAAATGTTAAGTCATGGACAGGTCCAAGAAGTAATTCTTAATTTCTCTGCTCCAAAATTTACATTTACAGATATTCAAGGTAATAAATATATTACCGATAATCCAAGAATGGAAGGATTTAAGGCGTTGCTTCTGAAAAGTAATGTAGAGGTTACGGAAAATAATAGTAATCGTCTAATTTTAGACTTCGCAGTTGCTTTTCTTCCTTTTCCGATTTTTCTAGGATTCTTCTACTTTCTTTTCAAAAATTCCTTAAAAGGAGTTAGTGTAGTAAGCAATCAAAAACCTAAAAGAACTGTAAAATCTTCTATTAGATTCTGTGATATAGCAGGCAATGAGGAATCGAAGGAAGATATGATCTATTTGGTAGACTTCTTAAAAGAGCCTAAAAAATATAGAGATATGGGTGCTATACTTCCTAAAGGGGTTATTTTTTATGGCCCTCCGGGAACGGGTAAGACCTTAATGGCTAAAGCAATTGCAGGTGAAGCAGGGGTACCTTTTCATTATGCTTCGGGTTCAGACTTTGTTGAAATGTATGTAGGTGTAGGTGCTAAGAGAGTAAGGGAACTATTTGCAGAGGCTAAGAAAAATACTCCTTGTGTTGTATTTGTTGATGAAATAGATGCAATTGGTGGAAAAAGAGGTAGAGATTCTAACTCTGAAAGAGATCAGACTATAAATGCACTCCTTAATGAACTTGATGGATTTGATACTAGCCAAGGCATATTGGTTATAGCAGCAACAAACAGGCTTGATGATTTAGACGAAGCATTAGTAAGGCCGGGCAGGTTTGATCGACATATAGCCATTAATCTTCCTGATAAAGAAGATAGATTAAAAATCTTACATCTTCATGCGAAAGGAAAGACTTTTTCCAAAGATGTAGATTTTGAACAACTTGCTAAACTTACTATAGGTTTTGCAGGTGCAGGTCTTAAAACCCTATTAAATGAATCTGCTATTATTGCGGTTCAAAATAAGCATAGTGAAATTACAGCAAATGATGTTGATAAAGCCTTTTATAAAATTGTTATGAAGGGTGACGAAAAGAAAAATAGAAAAAATAGAGATAAATCCGAAATTGAACTTGTTGCTTGGCATGAAGCAGGACATGCAGTTATTGCTAAACTTGTCGCTAAAAAGTCTGTGCCTAAAGTCACAATCATACCTAGCACAAGTGGAGCAGGTGGAGTTACATTTATTCCTCCTGAAAAATTAGGACTGCACTCAAAAGAAGATTTAATAAATGATGTAATGATCAGTTACGGTGGCAGAGTTGGTGAATACTTACTTCTTGGTCACGAAGATAAGATTACAACTGGTGCAAGTAGTGATATTAGCAAAGCAACTGCCACTATTAAATCCATTATTAAATACTACGGTATGACGGATTCATTCGGCATGTTAAATCTTGATGATTTTGGATACAATGATGACAAGGCTATACTTGGAGAGGCTAAGAGAATGGCTAAAGACATCTATGATAAGACTCTTGAAATATTGAAAAATAATAAAGATATTTTAAAGTCAGTTGCAGATAAACTTATAGAAAAAGAAACTCTTGAAGAAAAAGAACTTGATCAGATACTATTTGGTAAGTCTTCTAAGAATGAAAAAACAATTGAAAATAAATAA
- a CDS encoding ParM/StbA family protein, giving the protein MAKHKIAVGIDRGFGATKYWSDLVSGHIESLVAPITEERANELMNNNKGDKSVIILHVDNEYFLVGSYVAEVEPTYAERDLRRSRDGKNETILFLAGMGLATDEVNEADLVVSTGLPTDDHDAIKDEYAKKIMNDGNAYKFTLYVGSKRFNKSLSVIKANIENQPKGTIISVINKKLGEGMSWDELKKRKFGIIDFGFNTSDASSYVGKDIVKGDKINFSTFAMVEIVATAKKLIDSNFKTKKKEDEVLKSLETCEVKVKGSFKDCSEQVKLAFEEKGNLLVNEVASKWESVIDTYDELILSGGCVANEVFANILRGLFEQHTGWDVTIPENPRMANAFGFYLISASILQNL; this is encoded by the coding sequence ATGGCTAAACATAAAATAGCAGTAGGAATTGACAGAGGTTTCGGTGCAACTAAATATTGGTCAGATTTAGTTTCTGGTCATATAGAATCACTTGTGGCTCCAATCACAGAAGAAAGAGCAAACGAGTTAATGAATAACAACAAAGGAGATAAGAGTGTAATCATTCTTCATGTTGATAATGAGTATTTCTTAGTAGGTAGTTATGTGGCTGAAGTAGAACCTACATATGCTGAAAGAGATTTAAGAAGAAGTCGTGATGGAAAAAATGAAACAATTCTTTTCTTGGCAGGTATGGGATTGGCAACAGATGAAGTAAATGAGGCTGATCTTGTGGTTTCAACTGGACTGCCAACAGATGACCATGATGCAATTAAAGATGAATACGCAAAAAAAATTATGAATGATGGAAATGCGTATAAATTTACACTTTATGTAGGATCTAAAAGATTTAATAAGTCTCTAAGTGTTATTAAGGCTAATATAGAAAATCAGCCAAAGGGAACAATTATTTCTGTAATTAATAAAAAATTAGGAGAAGGAATGTCTTGGGACGAATTAAAGAAAAGAAAATTTGGTATTATTGATTTTGGTTTCAATACCTCGGATGCATCTAGTTATGTAGGAAAGGATATTGTAAAGGGAGATAAAATTAATTTCTCGACATTTGCAATGGTAGAAATCGTTGCTACTGCAAAAAAATTAATTGATAGTAACTTTAAGACCAAGAAGAAAGAGGATGAAGTATTAAAGTCTCTTGAAACTTGCGAAGTTAAGGTTAAGGGTAGTTTTAAAGACTGTAGTGAACAGGTAAAATTGGCTTTTGAAGAGAAAGGGAATCTTTTAGTAAATGAAGTTGCATCAAAGTGGGAATCAGTGATAGATACTTATGATGAATTAATTTTATCAGGAGGATGCGTCGCCAATGAAGTATTTGCAAATATTCTGAGAGGTCTTTTTGAACAGCATACTGGATGGGATGTGACTATTCCTGAAAATCCAAGAATGGCAAATGCTTTTGGATTTTATTTAATTTCGGCAAGTATACTGCAAAATTTATAA
- a CDS encoding cell wall hydrolase — MLKIGKKKYRIVNKKRFFISINLILSIIICSRLAFANTIKVNDKIEVDTNSYTSVDVKELYYLDEFNSIKDKHVETLPVLASIASYKQEPKLVNRVEPVSRGNNSTRKIDINITDEEIELLERLVHAEAKGESFNGKIAVANVVFNRVRSNDFPNTVKEVILQKGQFSPINNGSIKNKPSQETKDAVEKALEGFKVVGDKVLYFLNRDIATNAWIPNNKEFAIKIGNHSFYFE; from the coding sequence ATGCTAAAAATAGGAAAGAAAAAATATCGAATAGTTAACAAAAAGAGATTTTTTATATCTATTAACCTTATTTTGTCTATAATAATATGTTCTAGACTGGCCTTTGCAAATACAATTAAGGTAAATGATAAAATTGAAGTAGATACCAATTCATACACTTCAGTTGATGTTAAAGAACTTTATTATTTAGATGAGTTTAATAGTATAAAAGATAAACATGTTGAAACTCTACCAGTACTTGCATCAATCGCATCTTACAAGCAAGAACCTAAACTTGTTAATAGAGTTGAGCCAGTATCAAGGGGAAATAATTCAACTAGAAAAATTGATATTAATATTACTGATGAAGAAATAGAATTATTAGAACGATTGGTACATGCAGAAGCAAAAGGTGAATCTTTCAATGGAAAGATTGCAGTTGCCAATGTTGTTTTTAATAGAGTAAGAAGTAATGATTTTCCTAATACTGTAAAAGAAGTAATTTTACAAAAAGGGCAGTTCTCCCCAATTAATAATGGGTCAATAAAGAATAAGCCATCTCAAGAAACCAAGGACGCTGTAGAGAAAGCACTTGAAGGATTCAAAGTGGTTGGAGATAAGGTTTTATATTTTTTAAATCGTGACATTGCAACTAACGCATGGATCCCGAACAATAAAGAATTTGCTATAAAAATAGGAAATCACTCGTTCTATTTTGAATAA
- a CDS encoding S26 family signal peptidase yields the protein MKIFKEIMVHILFLTIITFFLGDNRNHSYDSREWSSPFVHRKKIIGKVEIKYLPEFIKIN from the coding sequence ATGAAAATTTTCAAGGAAATTATGGTCCATATATTATTCCTGACGATCATTACTTTTTTTTTAGGAGATAATCGAAATCATTCCTATGATTCAAGAGAGTGGAGTAGTCCATTTGTTCATAGAAAAAAAATCATAGGAAAGGTGGAAATAAAATACTTGCCTGAATTTATAAAAATAAATTAA
- the lepB gene encoding signal peptidase I has product MKSKNSKLIKFIYPLLVILILIYVYKYVIINANIPTNSMQPTLNPGDKIIVNQFFYRYFATPKRFDVLVFKFPENESMLYVKRVIGLPKDKIEIKEGQLYINNEKINESYLNENFQGNYGPYIIPDDHYFFFRR; this is encoded by the coding sequence ATGAAATCAAAAAATTCTAAATTAATAAAGTTTATATATCCTCTATTAGTTATTCTAATATTAATTTATGTATATAAGTATGTAATCATAAATGCAAATATCCCAACCAATTCTATGCAGCCGACTTTGAATCCGGGTGATAAAATTATTGTTAATCAATTTTTTTATAGATATTTTGCTACTCCCAAAAGGTTTGATGTATTAGTATTTAAGTTCCCTGAAAATGAAAGTATGCTTTATGTAAAAAGGGTCATAGGTTTACCGAAAGATAAAATAGAAATAAAGGAAGGACAGTTGTATATAAACAATGAAAAAATTAATGAATCTTATCTAAATGAAAATTTTCAAGGAAATTATGGTCCATATATTATTCCTGACGATCATTACTTTTTTTTTAGGAGATAA